The nucleotide sequence CCGCGGCGAGGGCGCCCCGAAGCGCAACCCCATGACGTTCCAGCAGTTCCGCAGCGAGGGCGACGACTTCCGCCGCCGCTACTGGGCGGGCGGGCACCTCGGCTGGAAGGCCTTCAGCTCCGCACGGCCCAACGACGGGCACGCGGCGCTCGCCGACCTCGAGGCGGCCGGGGTCGTCGGGGGCCTCGTCACGCAGAACGTCGACGGCCTGCACGAGCGCGCGGGATCCCGCCGCGTCGTGGACCTGCACGGCTCGCTCGACCGCGTCCTCTGCCTCGACTGCGGACAGGCGTACGCGCGCTCCGCGATCGCCGATCGCATCAGCTCCGAGAACCCCTGGCTCGACCTGCCCGACGCGGTGGAGCTGAACCCCGACGGCGACGCCCAGGTGCACGACGTCGACCGGTTCCGGATCCCCGTCTGCAGCGTCTGCGGCGGCATGCTGAAGCCCGACGTGGTCTTCTTCGGGGAGCTCGTGCCCACCGAGCGCTTCCGCGAGGCGGGCGCCATCGTCTCCGACGCGGACGTGCTGCTCATCGCCGGCTCGTCCCTCGCGGTCAACTCCGGGATCCGCCTGCTCGAGATCGCCCGGAGGAGCCGCATGCCGATCGTGATCCTCAACCGCGGCACCACCAAGGGCGACACCCGCGCCACGGTGCGCCTCGAGGGCGGCACCAGCGAGATCCTCCGCGCCATCGCGACGGAGCTCGCGTCGTGACGCGGATCGTGCTCGTGCGCCACGGCCGCACCGCGTGGAACGTGGAGCGGCGCGTGCAGGGGTCCAGCGACATCCCGCTCGACGACACCGGCCGCGCGCAGGCCGCCACAGCTGGTGCTCTGCTCGCCGCCGCGGTCGCGGGCGGCGCGGGCTGGGACGCGGT is from Clavibacter sp. A6099 and encodes:
- a CDS encoding Sir2 family NAD-dependent protein deacetylase; its protein translation is MSTALRDDPRPPAGSTIAEAVELMRGRRTAVLTGAGLSTDSGIPDYRGEGAPKRNPMTFQQFRSEGDDFRRRYWAGGHLGWKAFSSARPNDGHAALADLEAAGVVGGLVTQNVDGLHERAGSRRVVDLHGSLDRVLCLDCGQAYARSAIADRISSENPWLDLPDAVELNPDGDAQVHDVDRFRIPVCSVCGGMLKPDVVFFGELVPTERFREAGAIVSDADVLLIAGSSLAVNSGIRLLEIARRSRMPIVILNRGTTKGDTRATVRLEGGTSEILRAIATELAS